In Corynebacterium ulcerans, one genomic interval encodes:
- the pyrE gene encoding orotate phosphoribosyltransferase: MTINAVKKKELAELIKELAVVHGKVTLSSGKEADYYVDLRRATLHHRASRLIGELLRELTADWDYVSVGGLTLGADPVATSVMHAEGRAIDAFVVRKEAKKHGMQRRVEGPDVVGKKVLVVEDTTTTGNSPLTAVAALREMGAEVVGVATVVDRATGAADVIAAEGLEYRYLIGLEDLGLV; this comes from the coding sequence ATGACTATCAATGCAGTAAAGAAAAAAGAACTAGCGGAACTGATCAAAGAACTTGCCGTTGTTCATGGGAAAGTCACGCTATCTTCGGGCAAAGAGGCTGACTATTACGTTGATCTGCGTCGGGCCACGTTGCACCACCGCGCCTCACGCCTGATCGGAGAACTGCTGCGTGAGCTTACTGCCGATTGGGATTATGTGTCCGTTGGTGGGCTTACCCTGGGCGCTGATCCTGTGGCAACCTCCGTTATGCATGCTGAGGGGCGCGCAATCGATGCCTTTGTTGTGCGCAAGGAAGCTAAGAAGCACGGTATGCAGCGTCGTGTTGAAGGACCCGATGTTGTGGGTAAGAAAGTTCTGGTGGTGGAAGACACAACAACCACCGGAAACTCGCCGCTTACTGCGGTCGCCGCCCTGAGGGAAATGGGGGCCGAGGTCGTGGGCGTGGCTACGGTCGTCGATCGCGCCACTGGTGCAGCTGACGTTATTGCTGCCGAGGGCCTGGAATACCGCTACCTCATCGGGCTTGAGGATCTAGGTCTTGTCTAA
- a CDS encoding TrmH family RNA methyltransferase gives MSNITSAPGPTEWGEGLHGVGPWAEEHPGVPLPAEPHYDPELLESGDRRNVVDAYRYWSRPAIIKDIDTRRHALHIAIENFENDANIGTVVRTANAFAVDTVHIVGRRRWNRRGAMVTDRYQHLMHHPDTQTLVDWALAEGLTIVAIDNTPGCVPLETAELPEKCLLLFGQEGPGVTQAAQEGALMTCSIAQFGSTRSINAGVAAGIAMHAWIRQHADLGKAW, from the coding sequence TTGTCTAACATCACCTCCGCGCCGGGCCCTACCGAGTGGGGAGAGGGCCTCCACGGGGTTGGGCCGTGGGCAGAAGAACACCCCGGCGTACCCCTGCCCGCCGAGCCCCACTACGATCCTGAGCTGCTGGAGTCGGGGGATCGCCGCAACGTTGTCGACGCCTACCGCTATTGGTCAAGACCTGCCATTATCAAGGACATTGACACCCGGCGCCACGCCCTGCACATCGCGATTGAGAACTTTGAAAACGACGCGAACATTGGCACCGTCGTACGCACCGCTAATGCGTTTGCCGTAGACACGGTGCACATTGTGGGGCGGCGTAGATGGAACCGTCGTGGCGCAATGGTTACTGATCGCTACCAGCACCTTATGCATCACCCAGACACCCAGACCCTGGTTGACTGGGCGCTGGCGGAAGGCCTCACAATCGTGGCCATAGACAACACGCCGGGGTGCGTTCCGTTAGAGACCGCCGAGCTGCCAGAAAAGTGTCTCCTGCTCTTTGGACAGGAAGGGCCGGGGGTGACCCAAGCGGCGCAAGAAGGGGCATTGATGACGTGTTCTATTGCGCAGTTTGGCTCAACACGTTCGATCAACGCCGGCGTTGCTGCTGGTATAGCCATGCATGCTTGGATAAGGCAACACGCCGATCTGGGGAAAGCGTGGTAG
- a CDS encoding glycoside hydrolase family 76 protein, producing MNEIWLHRADLAESAINERHASSLWGLPRTNLAVVAWPPNIKEKLFYRWHYWWQAHYLDCLVDAAIRRPSKARKQRIRETIAGIQIRNLGKLTRNNYYDDKSWLALALDRERRMRGRGKRKHLRALEVNIVGGADSVVGVLPWRVGEHFFNVPTNGPAAIMLARNGDIAKAREIIDWIFDNLIDEKGLVMDGLRMSMRGPELVKYTHPYCQGVVIGACVEIAEALRADEATYEDSITYLAHARAVIHAVAKEMSTSSGVIDWVTGDGDGGLFKGILARYLADAAVRLPGDGEANRSARNIAKRLVMASAESVWNHRLEVDGLPVFATDWTDDAKLPHNFGVGGSALSDIVNVVRIDERDLSVQLSGWMLLEAAAHIVESE from the coding sequence TTGAACGAAATATGGCTGCATCGTGCCGATCTCGCTGAGTCTGCGATTAACGAGAGGCATGCGTCTTCGTTGTGGGGCTTACCTCGTACAAATTTAGCCGTCGTAGCGTGGCCACCGAATATTAAAGAAAAGCTTTTTTATCGGTGGCATTACTGGTGGCAGGCACACTACTTGGACTGCCTTGTCGACGCCGCCATTCGCCGCCCAAGTAAGGCTCGCAAGCAGCGGATCCGGGAAACCATCGCTGGTATCCAGATCCGCAACCTGGGCAAGCTAACTCGAAATAACTATTACGACGATAAGTCTTGGCTGGCGCTTGCCTTGGACCGGGAACGTCGTATGCGGGGTCGAGGTAAACGAAAACATTTGCGGGCTTTGGAGGTCAATATTGTTGGTGGTGCGGATTCCGTAGTTGGCGTTTTGCCGTGGCGTGTAGGCGAGCACTTTTTTAACGTTCCTACCAACGGACCCGCAGCTATTATGCTTGCGCGCAATGGCGACATTGCCAAAGCGCGCGAGATTATCGACTGGATTTTTGACAATCTTATTGATGAAAAAGGCCTGGTGATGGATGGCCTGCGCATGAGTATGCGGGGCCCCGAGCTGGTTAAATACACGCATCCTTATTGCCAAGGCGTGGTCATCGGAGCGTGCGTGGAGATTGCCGAGGCGTTGCGCGCCGACGAAGCGACCTATGAAGACTCTATTACTTATCTGGCTCACGCGCGTGCTGTGATTCATGCGGTGGCTAAGGAAATGTCAACGTCATCGGGCGTGATCGACTGGGTAACAGGCGACGGCGACGGAGGTCTCTTCAAAGGAATTTTGGCGCGTTACCTTGCTGATGCCGCGGTGCGACTTCCGGGAGACGGCGAGGCTAATCGCTCTGCGCGCAATATTGCTAAGCGCCTGGTTATGGCCTCTGCGGAAAGCGTGTGGAATCATCGCCTAGAGGTCGATGGCCTTCCGGTATTTGCCACTGACTGGACAGATGATGCGAAGCTTCCTCACAACTTTGGCGTGGGAGGTTCGGCGTTGAGTGACATCGTGAATGTAGTGCGTATCGACGAACGCGATTTGTCCGTGCAGCTTTCGGGATGGATGCTGCTGGAGGCCGCTGCACATATAGTCGAGTCTGAATAG
- the fbaA gene encoding class II fructose-bisphosphate aldolase, translating to MPIATPEVYNEMLDRAKAGGFAFPAINCTSSETINAALKGFAEAESDGIIQFSTGGAEFGSGLAVKNKVKGAVALAAFAHEAAKSYGINVALHTDHCQKEVLDEYVRPLIAISQERVDRGELPLFQSHMWDGSAVPIDENLAIAQELLQKARNAHIILEAEIGVVGGEEDGVEAKAGANLYTTPEDFEKTINALGTGENGRYLLAATFGNVHGVYKPGNVKLRPEVLLEGQKVARKLLGLDDSALPFDFVFHGGSGSEKEKIEEALTYGVIKMNVDTDTQYAFSRPIAAHMFSNYDGVLKVDGEVGNKKVYDPRSYMKKAEQSMSERIIEACHDLHSVGTSVTK from the coding sequence ATGCCTATCGCAACTCCCGAGGTCTATAACGAGATGCTGGATCGGGCTAAGGCAGGCGGATTCGCCTTCCCAGCCATCAACTGCACCTCTTCTGAAACCATCAACGCAGCTCTGAAGGGTTTCGCTGAAGCTGAGTCCGACGGCATTATTCAGTTCTCTACCGGTGGTGCGGAGTTCGGTTCCGGCCTTGCGGTAAAGAACAAGGTCAAGGGTGCTGTGGCTCTCGCTGCATTCGCTCATGAGGCAGCAAAGAGCTACGGTATCAACGTTGCTCTGCATACCGATCACTGCCAGAAGGAAGTTTTGGATGAGTATGTTCGTCCCCTCATCGCTATTTCCCAGGAGCGAGTAGACCGCGGCGAGCTTCCGCTATTCCAGTCGCACATGTGGGATGGGTCTGCGGTTCCGATTGATGAGAACCTTGCGATTGCTCAAGAGCTCCTGCAGAAGGCGCGAAACGCCCACATTATCCTTGAGGCTGAGATTGGCGTTGTTGGTGGCGAAGAAGACGGCGTAGAAGCTAAGGCCGGCGCTAACCTCTACACCACTCCAGAGGATTTTGAAAAGACCATCAACGCCCTCGGTACCGGCGAGAATGGCCGCTACCTGCTGGCCGCAACCTTCGGAAACGTCCACGGCGTGTACAAGCCAGGCAATGTTAAGCTGCGCCCCGAGGTTCTTCTTGAAGGCCAGAAGGTTGCTCGTAAGCTGCTCGGTCTAGACGACTCCGCTTTGCCGTTCGACTTCGTCTTCCATGGCGGCTCCGGCTCCGAGAAGGAGAAGATCGAGGAGGCACTGACCTACGGCGTAATCAAGATGAATGTGGACACTGACACCCAGTACGCATTCTCTCGCCCGATTGCTGCTCACATGTTCTCTAACTACGACGGCGTACTCAAGGTTGACGGCGAAGTTGGAAACAAGAAGGTCTACGATCCACGTTCTTACATGAAGAAGGCTGAGCAGAGCATGTCCGAGCGCATCATCGAGGCTTGCCATGATCTGCATTCGGTGGGAACCTCGGTAACCAAGTAA
- a CDS encoding sulfurtransferase yields MGITISVEELAQRINTGSNNIILASLWSPHEGGGYAHFNSEHISTARYCDTAFALASAPSSKLGRNPLPTKDTLARWFIRWGLTDDRQVVVYDDYRGLFAARAWWVLKWAGVPDVVILDGGQKAWEAAGYETLGGPGNPRTYSTIEPELGSMPTATIEDVKNHTGILLDAREANRFAGRKERLDLKAGHIPGAVNVPSRDLLTQEGLFKTPEEIRAAFAAVGITSADDVIAYSGSGNHSAQAIIAMNIAGLGTPRHYVGGWSQWAADPKNPVEHGDAR; encoded by the coding sequence ATGGGTATCACAATTAGCGTTGAGGAGCTTGCGCAGCGAATCAACACCGGCAGTAACAACATCATTCTCGCCAGCCTATGGTCGCCGCATGAAGGTGGAGGCTATGCGCACTTCAATTCGGAGCACATTTCCACCGCGCGTTACTGCGACACGGCTTTTGCGTTGGCTTCTGCCCCAAGTTCCAAGCTGGGGCGTAATCCGCTTCCCACCAAGGACACTCTAGCCCGTTGGTTTATCCGCTGGGGCCTGACGGATGATCGTCAAGTTGTGGTGTATGACGATTACCGTGGTCTTTTTGCTGCTCGCGCCTGGTGGGTGCTCAAGTGGGCGGGAGTCCCAGATGTTGTCATCTTGGATGGCGGACAGAAGGCTTGGGAAGCCGCAGGCTATGAGACTCTAGGCGGTCCAGGTAATCCACGGACCTATTCCACCATTGAGCCGGAACTGGGCAGCATGCCTACTGCAACGATTGAAGATGTGAAAAACCACACGGGGATCCTACTGGATGCTCGTGAGGCTAATCGCTTTGCTGGGCGCAAGGAGCGGCTAGATCTTAAAGCCGGACACATCCCCGGAGCAGTTAACGTTCCTTCTCGAGACTTGCTTACCCAGGAGGGTCTGTTTAAAACACCCGAGGAAATCCGCGCGGCATTTGCTGCAGTAGGAATCACTAGTGCAGATGATGTGATTGCATACTCGGGTTCGGGTAACCACTCGGCGCAAGCAATCATTGCTATGAATATTGCTGGTCTAGGAACGCCTCGGCATTACGTGGGCGGATGGTCGCAATGGGCGGCAGATCCTAAGAACCCTGTTGAACATGGAGATGCGCGCTAG
- a CDS encoding SdrD B-like domain-containing protein, with protein MGNRPGPRIVAITTAATLAISGLTVAAPSAFAAVDDGTTNAFTSNPDAKFANEIFFFDFSKVASGEQLENKWDSKNPENNEGGFGGKRIKEGDSYTYKDTDGLPKGMEVTVTIKSIKAMYSDATSTDGTPLTVDNGGIWARNVTWNDFFRPINFDALADRNSDRDKWFDRDVLYPSDPGAKWQISQYLDPTLFGNNADNVGNQGYTFDLDIKGTLNGKPISLDVIASDGESTGIKVEDHNNPYGSNLAKGGVPENLGLATNADGGWEVIQDLVSKEGRYYYVDNTPKVPTQVPEGKAPYPQIDVKPGDEWSLKNGDKTYGWVDTELNEAGGPWANIPQSQPLLVSRGAEKVSVTLDNNPRGKTGSRQGVVAGIFIPTDQGDAPESYGEASHILDNWNVTGQPKQNPDVAFEAKNRVGNEMPTRDGGQNWSDDAKKDSEEDVQPSVFKDGFEQNNGKVTFPVTATNSDVVAWVDLDNNGKFDESERRVGVVEGGNVTFDWSNADKKPEPGKDYYARIRVGGEGVKADDMKQPTGVVQGGEVEDLKFTVEKKPEPLVSLGDKVWFDKDSDGLQTDGEPGVKDVKVSLLDEQGNPVKQPGTENPYVVTTGDNGEYLFENLPKGKYKVQFDYSAARTPEGKMFTAFTVPGATPNGNTEKDSDVLDSKINSVGLTDVIDLQSDRRDVDAGLVVVPFELGVSVGDFVWHDKNNDGIQNDGDDSGIKGVELRILDPEGKPAKDIKGQEVPNTFTDEKGNYLFDHLPALEDGQSYTVEVVKNPEGFVPAKSGATDDSEKDSSTNSAKTKPGALKEDKAKDLSLDFGFVKLGSLSGMTWFDSNKDGIRDDNEKPRSGVTVTLLKDGKPVDGVDPVKTGEDGTYKFENLVPGAGYSVRFGDTENLTKKTEGDVTKDKDSNADLTTGETAAAEVKAGENTPNLDAGYITPAVSVGDLVWHDKNNDGIQNDGDDSGIPGVELKILDPEGNPAKDIDGKLVANVVTDNNGKYLFENLPVLKDGQTYTVEVVKNPEGFVPAKSGATDEDKDSSTKSAQTAPGVLAKDGAQDLTLDFGFIKLGSLSGMTWFDADRDGIRDENEKPRAGVTVTLLKDGKPVEGVDPVETGEDGTYKFENLVPGTGYSVRFGDTENLTKKSSDTDVTKEKDSNADLTTGETATAEVKAGENTPNLDAGYISEPETRSSVTVARQGEPQKSTDNDSEKIGNITDAGITPAEMFPGIDPTLPVEYKLVDASGNPTDKVEVPGRGTYTIDSDGVVTFEPHPDFVGVANTVMVTATQGEVTHVSQYTPIVIPKDGDGEFPLPHFVDKGETGEPVTVTPGKGNHPDYPADLLPETVKFVEEGQPKGAEISEDGKKMTVPGQGVWTIDENGNFTFTPEADFGGSPDTVKYNGEDEYGNSGTNDGTVTIVYPVPEGNSDLIRNLIIAGSIIGGIGLIAALIGGSSEGSSNGSSNSPAPAPTPAPKPAEPKTEPKVEPTKVTPKAEAKKSPMLATTGASVVGLLVAALVLVLAGVALVARRKNK; from the coding sequence GTGGGTAATAGACCTGGTCCTCGGATTGTGGCAATCACTACAGCTGCAACCCTTGCCATCTCAGGCTTAACCGTAGCGGCACCCTCAGCCTTTGCGGCCGTCGATGACGGAACAACGAATGCATTCACCAGCAATCCGGATGCGAAATTTGCTAATGAGATTTTCTTCTTTGATTTCTCCAAAGTAGCCAGCGGTGAGCAGCTTGAAAATAAGTGGGATTCGAAGAATCCTGAAAATAATGAAGGCGGCTTTGGTGGCAAGCGCATCAAAGAAGGTGACAGCTATACCTATAAAGACACTGATGGTCTGCCTAAGGGGATGGAAGTCACAGTAACCATCAAGAGCATCAAGGCTATGTATTCCGATGCTACGAGTACTGATGGAACTCCTCTTACTGTGGACAACGGTGGTATCTGGGCGCGTAACGTGACGTGGAATGACTTCTTCCGTCCAATCAACTTTGATGCGCTTGCAGACCGTAACTCGGACCGTGATAAGTGGTTTGATAGGGATGTTCTATATCCTAGCGATCCCGGCGCAAAGTGGCAGATCAGCCAGTACTTGGATCCAACCCTCTTTGGTAATAATGCAGATAACGTAGGTAACCAGGGCTACACTTTTGACCTTGATATTAAAGGCACCCTGAACGGCAAGCCGATCTCTCTCGATGTGATCGCATCTGATGGTGAGTCCACCGGTATTAAAGTGGAGGACCACAACAACCCCTATGGCAGCAATCTGGCCAAGGGTGGAGTTCCGGAAAACCTTGGTTTAGCAACTAACGCTGATGGTGGCTGGGAGGTTATCCAGGACCTCGTTAGCAAAGAGGGGCGCTACTACTACGTAGACAACACTCCTAAAGTGCCCACGCAAGTGCCGGAAGGTAAGGCCCCTTACCCTCAAATTGATGTAAAGCCTGGCGATGAGTGGTCGTTAAAGAATGGCGACAAGACCTATGGCTGGGTGGACACAGAGCTGAATGAAGCAGGCGGTCCATGGGCAAATATCCCGCAGTCCCAGCCCCTACTCGTCAGCCGTGGAGCTGAGAAAGTTTCCGTCACTCTAGACAACAACCCACGCGGCAAGACTGGTTCCCGCCAGGGTGTTGTCGCAGGTATCTTTATTCCTACGGATCAGGGCGACGCACCGGAGTCTTATGGGGAAGCCAGCCACATCCTGGATAACTGGAATGTGACGGGGCAGCCGAAGCAGAACCCGGACGTTGCATTTGAAGCCAAGAACCGGGTCGGCAATGAGATGCCGACCCGTGATGGCGGTCAGAACTGGAGCGATGACGCTAAGAAGGACTCCGAAGAAGACGTCCAGCCCAGCGTATTCAAAGATGGCTTTGAACAGAACAACGGCAAGGTCACTTTCCCCGTAACCGCTACAAACAGCGACGTTGTGGCATGGGTGGACCTGGACAACAACGGTAAATTCGACGAGTCTGAGCGTCGTGTTGGCGTAGTTGAGGGCGGCAACGTTACCTTCGACTGGAGCAATGCTGACAAGAAACCTGAGCCCGGTAAGGACTACTACGCACGCATCCGCGTAGGCGGCGAGGGTGTCAAGGCCGATGATATGAAGCAGCCCACCGGCGTTGTGCAGGGCGGTGAGGTGGAAGACCTCAAGTTCACGGTTGAAAAGAAGCCTGAACCTCTGGTCTCCTTGGGAGACAAGGTCTGGTTTGACAAGGACTCCGATGGCCTACAAACAGATGGCGAGCCAGGCGTTAAAGACGTCAAGGTCTCGTTACTGGATGAGCAGGGTAATCCTGTTAAACAACCCGGTACAGAGAATCCTTATGTAGTAACCACCGGCGATAACGGTGAGTACCTCTTTGAAAACCTGCCCAAGGGCAAGTACAAGGTGCAGTTCGACTACTCTGCTGCTCGTACTCCAGAGGGCAAAATGTTCACGGCGTTTACAGTTCCTGGCGCCACTCCAAACGGTAATACTGAAAAAGATTCTGACGTCCTAGATTCCAAGATCAACAGCGTTGGTCTCACTGACGTCATTGATCTGCAGTCGGATCGTCGCGATGTAGACGCAGGTCTAGTTGTTGTTCCCTTTGAACTGGGCGTTTCCGTTGGTGATTTTGTTTGGCATGACAAGAACAACGACGGCATCCAGAACGATGGCGATGACAGTGGCATCAAGGGTGTTGAGCTAAGGATTCTTGATCCGGAAGGCAAGCCGGCTAAGGATATTAAAGGCCAGGAAGTCCCTAATACCTTCACGGATGAGAAGGGCAACTACCTCTTTGATCACCTTCCAGCGTTGGAAGACGGTCAGAGCTACACGGTTGAGGTTGTCAAGAACCCAGAGGGCTTTGTTCCTGCTAAGTCCGGTGCTACCGATGACTCGGAGAAGGATTCCTCCACTAACAGTGCGAAAACCAAACCAGGCGCTTTGAAGGAAGACAAGGCCAAGGACCTGAGCTTGGACTTTGGCTTTGTCAAGCTGGGTTCGCTGTCGGGTATGACCTGGTTCGATTCCAACAAGGATGGCATCCGCGACGATAACGAGAAGCCTCGTTCTGGCGTGACCGTTACGTTGCTTAAGGACGGCAAGCCTGTTGACGGTGTTGACCCAGTGAAAACCGGAGAAGACGGTACATACAAGTTTGAGAATCTTGTTCCTGGCGCTGGTTATTCTGTTCGCTTCGGTGATACAGAGAACCTGACCAAGAAGACGGAAGGCGATGTCACTAAAGACAAGGACTCCAACGCTGACCTGACCACCGGTGAGACTGCCGCCGCCGAGGTTAAGGCCGGGGAGAATACCCCGAACCTTGATGCTGGCTACATCACTCCTGCAGTTTCCGTTGGCGATCTTGTTTGGCATGACAAGAACAATGACGGCATCCAAAACGATGGAGATGACAGCGGCATCCCCGGTGTTGAGCTGAAGATTCTCGATCCGGAAGGCAACCCGGCTAAGGACATTGACGGCAAGCTGGTCGCCAATGTTGTCACCGATAACAACGGCAAGTATCTCTTTGAGAACCTTCCGGTTCTGAAAGACGGCCAAACCTACACCGTTGAGGTTGTCAAGAACCCAGAGGGCTTTGTTCCTGCTAAGTCCGGCGCAACCGATGAGGACAAAGATTCTTCTACCAAGAGCGCCCAGACTGCCCCGGGTGTGTTGGCCAAGGACGGCGCTCAGGATCTGACTTTGGACTTTGGCTTTATCAAGCTGGGTTCTCTGTCCGGTATGACCTGGTTTGATGCTGATAGGGATGGTATCCGCGACGAGAATGAGAAGCCTCGCGCTGGTGTGACCGTTACCTTGCTTAAGGATGGCAAGCCTGTCGAGGGCGTTGACCCCGTGGAAACCGGTGAAGATGGCACGTACAAGTTTGAGAATCTTGTTCCTGGTACCGGTTATTCCGTGCGCTTTGGTGACACAGAGAACCTGACCAAGAAGTCGTCGGATACAGACGTTACCAAGGAAAAAGATTCCAACGCTGACCTGACCACGGGTGAGACTGCTACCGCTGAGGTCAAGGCAGGGGAGAACACCCCGAACTTGGACGCTGGCTACATCTCTGAGCCAGAGACCCGGAGCTCGGTGACCGTGGCCCGCCAAGGCGAGCCCCAGAAGTCAACCGACAATGACTCGGAAAAGATTGGAAACATCACGGACGCGGGCATCACTCCTGCAGAAATGTTCCCAGGGATCGATCCGACCCTTCCGGTTGAATACAAGCTTGTCGACGCCTCCGGCAACCCCACCGACAAGGTAGAGGTGCCAGGTCGGGGTACATACACCATTGATAGCGATGGTGTGGTTACCTTTGAGCCTCACCCTGATTTTGTTGGTGTAGCAAATACCGTGATGGTTACGGCTACCCAGGGTGAAGTGACTCATGTTTCTCAATACACGCCGATTGTTATTCCAAAAGATGGCGATGGCGAGTTCCCGTTGCCGCACTTTGTGGATAAGGGAGAGACCGGCGAGCCGGTTACCGTTACCCCAGGTAAGGGCAACCACCCTGATTATCCTGCAGATCTGTTGCCAGAAACCGTGAAGTTTGTTGAAGAGGGGCAGCCTAAGGGGGCTGAGATCTCGGAAGACGGTAAGAAGATGACTGTTCCTGGCCAGGGTGTCTGGACTATCGACGAGAACGGCAACTTCACATTCACGCCTGAGGCAGACTTTGGTGGAAGCCCGGATACGGTGAAGTACAACGGCGAAGATGAGTACGGAAACTCCGGAACAAATGATGGAACTGTCACCATCGTGTATCCGGTTCCTGAAGGTAACAGCGATTTGATTCGTAACCTGATCATCGCAGGTAGCATCATCGGCGGTATTGGTTTGATAGCTGCTTTGATAGGCGGAAGCAGCGAAGGTAGTAGTAATGGCAGCAGCAACTCTCCTGCGCCTGCTCCTACCCCCGCGCCTAAACCAGCTGAGCCGAAGACGGAGCCGAAGGTCGAACCGACAAAGGTGACGCCAAAGGCAGAAGCCAAGAAGTCTCCGATGCTGGCTACCACCGGTGCAAGTGTTGTGGGGCTGCTCGTAGCGGCACTAGTGCTTGTCCTTGCAGGCGTTGCGCTCGTTGCACGTCGTAAGAATAAGTAA
- a CDS encoding glycerol-3-phosphate dehydrogenase/oxidase, whose product MSMSFNPQGFEQAWDRFGSEDFDVVIIGGGSVGAGAALDAATRGLRTAVVETRDFAAGTSSRSSKMFHGGLRYLAMLDFKLVAESLHERELNMSVLAPHLVKPLKFIFPLTHRLWERVMMFGGFTLYDLMGGAKSVPMQKHLTRGGVLKVAPGLRNDAIVGGVRYYDTLVDDARHTMMVLRTAAHYGAVVRPSTQVVGFDKDASGRIVAAQVRDTDTGAVTTIRGKVFINATGVWNDEVEKLAGAQGKFSVHASKGIHIVVEKDKLDADAALCFVTEKSVLFVIPWGNYWIIGTTDTDWDKHLSKPDPAPTRADIDYVLSQVNQRVSRQLGYEDIVGVFSGLRPLLSGKSDATTNLSRNHAVAVVTPGLVSVAGGKYTTYRVIGKDAVDVALKESKITAPESVTERTPIVGADGYHALVNQVSMLATKYGVDEQLITHLLGRYGSLCEQVLAPGLEDRQLLTPVEGAEGYCWAEVLYAVTHEGALHVEDVLLRRLRVGMEYADRGVGAVDGVARRIAPYLGWDDARVEEEISGFVNRVNAELAAEKALTDVEANTIMTTATQTRPNVNLDIEG is encoded by the coding sequence ATGAGTATGTCATTTAATCCTCAGGGTTTTGAGCAGGCCTGGGATCGTTTCGGATCAGAAGACTTCGACGTTGTCATTATCGGCGGCGGCTCTGTGGGTGCTGGCGCGGCGCTCGATGCGGCCACGCGAGGACTCCGTACCGCCGTGGTAGAGACTCGTGACTTTGCTGCTGGAACCTCCTCGCGATCGTCGAAAATGTTCCACGGCGGTTTGCGCTACCTTGCAATGTTGGATTTCAAACTTGTCGCAGAGTCTCTCCATGAGCGTGAACTCAATATGTCGGTCTTGGCGCCGCACTTGGTCAAACCCTTAAAATTCATTTTCCCGCTGACTCATCGTCTCTGGGAACGCGTGATGATGTTCGGCGGATTCACGCTTTATGACCTCATGGGTGGGGCGAAAAGCGTGCCCATGCAAAAGCACCTCACTCGTGGGGGTGTGTTAAAAGTTGCTCCGGGCTTGCGCAACGACGCCATTGTGGGCGGTGTTCGTTACTACGACACCCTTGTTGATGATGCTCGCCATACCATGATGGTGCTGCGTACTGCAGCTCATTACGGTGCGGTAGTACGTCCATCAACTCAGGTAGTGGGCTTTGATAAGGATGCTTCCGGTCGGATAGTGGCGGCGCAGGTGCGCGATACTGATACCGGCGCTGTGACAACGATCCGCGGCAAGGTGTTTATCAACGCCACGGGTGTGTGGAACGACGAGGTAGAAAAACTTGCCGGCGCTCAAGGCAAGTTCTCTGTGCATGCCTCCAAGGGCATTCACATCGTGGTGGAGAAGGATAAGCTCGACGCTGACGCAGCACTGTGCTTTGTCACGGAGAAGTCGGTGTTGTTTGTGATTCCGTGGGGTAATTATTGGATTATTGGCACCACGGACACCGATTGGGACAAGCATTTATCCAAGCCTGATCCTGCTCCCACACGTGCCGATATCGATTATGTGTTATCGCAGGTTAATCAGCGTGTGAGCAGGCAATTGGGGTATGAAGACATCGTAGGGGTCTTCTCTGGGTTGCGTCCATTGCTCAGCGGTAAGTCTGATGCTACGACGAATTTGTCGCGTAACCATGCTGTAGCTGTGGTGACTCCAGGGCTGGTTTCCGTGGCTGGCGGAAAGTACACCACGTATCGAGTAATCGGCAAAGACGCAGTTGATGTGGCTCTCAAGGAATCTAAGATTACTGCTCCAGAATCGGTGACTGAGCGTACGCCTATTGTGGGCGCTGATGGATACCATGCGTTAGTTAACCAGGTGTCGATGTTGGCCACTAAGTACGGGGTAGATGAGCAGTTAATAACCCATCTGCTGGGGCGGTATGGCTCGCTATGTGAGCAGGTATTGGCTCCGGGCCTGGAAGATCGGCAGCTGCTGACTCCTGTGGAGGGCGCTGAAGGCTATTGCTGGGCAGAGGTTCTGTATGCAGTCACCCATGAAGGGGCCTTGCATGTGGAGGACGTATTGTTGCGTCGTTTGCGTGTGGGAATGGAATACGCAGACCGAGGTGTGGGTGCTGTGGATGGTGTAGCGCGACGTATTGCCCCATATTTAGGGTGGGATGATGCACGCGTGGAAGAAGAGATTTCGGGATTTGTTAATCGTGTAAACGCAGAACTAGCTGCAGAAAAAGCATTAACGGATGTTGAAGCGAACACAATTATGACCACTGCGACGCAAACTCGACCCAACGTAAATCTGGATATTGAGGGCTAA